The Fervidibacillus albus genome contains a region encoding:
- a CDS encoding glycerol-3-phosphate responsive antiterminator — protein sequence MSKQLLEYIQRDRPIASIKNPKQLDIFLKTELQVAFLQTGNISVIKRYVDLLKEQKRYVFLHVEKIPGVSYDREGLQFLAKFVKPHGIVTTKSSLVHLAKKEGLITVQRLFLIDTDAVENGIKSIHDVEPHALEVMPGLIPEMIEMIRNQTCVPIITGGLIQHEHHIKAALRSGAVSVSTGNPKLWKKWEFINRGEV from the coding sequence TTGAGTAAACAATTGTTGGAATACATTCAAAGAGATCGACCTATAGCATCAATTAAAAATCCTAAGCAGTTAGACATATTTCTTAAAACGGAATTACAAGTAGCCTTTTTACAAACGGGTAATATTAGCGTGATTAAGCGATATGTCGATTTATTAAAAGAACAGAAACGGTATGTTTTTCTTCATGTCGAAAAAATTCCTGGTGTTAGTTATGATCGCGAGGGTTTACAATTTTTAGCTAAATTTGTAAAGCCGCATGGGATTGTAACGACAAAAAGTTCTCTTGTGCATTTAGCAAAAAAAGAAGGACTTATAACTGTTCAACGCTTGTTTTTAATTGATACAGATGCCGTGGAAAATGGGATAAAAAGCATTCACGATGTCGAACCGCATGCATTAGAGGTTATGCCAGGTCTCATTCCTGAAATGATTGAAATGATTCGAAATCAGACCTGTGTTCCGATTATTACAGGGGGATTGATTCAGCATGAACATCATATTAAAGCGGCGTTACGAAGCGGGGCAGTTTCCGTTTCAACGGGGAATCCAAAACTATGGAAAAAATGGGAATTTATAAATAGGGGAGAGGTGTAG
- a CDS encoding ABC transporter ATP-binding protein, with protein MAKVELVHVSKSYNGKDHVIKDLSVSIQPGEFFVLVGPSGCGKSTILRMIAGLETTTSGDLLINGKKANELPPSERNLSMVFQNYALYPHLTVEQNITFGLHTKKISKQEQKKRCLEAAEMLGLTDFLKYKPRQLSGGQRQRVALARAIVTHTPICLMDEPLSNLDAKLKAKMRSEIRQIQRRLGITMIYVTHDQVEAMTMADRMMILHEGRPQQIGEPLDIYNHPSNTFVASFIGAPPMNLAEAKVLESSLLFNRERTIRLHYRFPSSLERVIVGVRPEHIRPADTGDEHFIANVINVEVLGTETLVTFKLTENEQWVARWSGQWNVRVGEQVHLTIDETDFNFFHENGQRLNHFLPSYVANEEERK; from the coding sequence GTGGCGAAAGTCGAATTAGTTCATGTTTCTAAATCTTACAACGGAAAAGATCATGTCATTAAAGATTTAAGCGTTTCTATTCAACCAGGAGAATTTTTCGTACTCGTCGGCCCGTCTGGTTGCGGCAAAAGTACAATTTTACGGATGATTGCCGGTTTAGAAACGACTACGTCTGGAGATTTACTCATTAACGGAAAAAAAGCTAATGAATTGCCGCCCAGTGAACGCAACTTGTCGATGGTATTTCAAAACTATGCACTTTATCCACATTTAACAGTCGAACAAAACATTACATTTGGTCTACATACGAAAAAAATTTCTAAACAAGAACAAAAGAAACGCTGCCTAGAAGCTGCAGAAATGCTGGGATTGACCGATTTTCTCAAATATAAACCACGACAATTATCAGGTGGGCAACGTCAGCGTGTGGCACTGGCAAGAGCTATTGTCACTCATACTCCTATATGCTTAATGGATGAACCGTTATCGAATTTGGATGCCAAACTAAAGGCGAAAATGCGTTCAGAAATTCGTCAAATACAGAGACGTCTAGGAATCACAATGATTTATGTTACACACGATCAAGTAGAAGCGATGACAATGGCAGATCGAATGATGATTTTACATGAAGGAAGGCCCCAACAAATCGGGGAACCGCTTGATATATATAATCATCCTTCTAATACATTTGTTGCTTCTTTCATCGGTGCGCCTCCAATGAATTTAGCGGAAGCAAAGGTGCTGGAAAGTTCGTTGCTTTTCAATAGAGAACGGACGATACGACTTCATTACCGTTTCCCTTCTTCATTAGAACGAGTCATTGTTGGTGTTCGTCCGGAACATATTCGCCCCGCTGATACAGGTGATGAACATTTTATAGCAAACGTTATCAACGTTGAGGTGTTAGGTACGGAAACGCTCGTCACGTTTAAGTTAACGGAAAACGAGCAGTGGGTTGCGCGGTGGAGTGGGCAGTGGAATGTCCGTGTTGGAGAACAAGTACATTTAACTATTGATGAAACAGATTTCAATTTTTTCCATGAAAATGGTCAACGGTTAAATCACTTTTTACCTTCCTATGTAGCAAACGAGGAGGAACGCAAATGA
- a CDS encoding carbohydrate ABC transporter permease → MILEGIVYVLPSLILFSIFLFYPMLRTIYLSLFLTDYQGNPALFVGLENFVYLFNDENFLQSVKATLLFVCYTVPTSVFLALSLALMANENLKGIGLFRTFFSSTMGMSVAASSVIWMFMYNPSIGVINKLLSLFGVSDIQWLLDPKIALISVAISTIWMNIGFNFLILLGGLQNIDTSLYESAHIAGVSYWYQLRKVTLPLLSPTLFFVTTVSLIHSFQTFGQIDILTKGGPMDATNVIVYSIYKDAFINYNFGSASAQAVILFFAVLIVTFLQFKFGERKVHYQ, encoded by the coding sequence ATGATATTAGAAGGGATTGTCTACGTGCTTCCGTCTCTTATTTTGTTTTCTATTTTTCTTTTTTATCCGATGTTGCGGACGATATATTTAAGTCTTTTCTTAACAGATTACCAAGGGAATCCTGCTCTGTTTGTAGGACTTGAAAATTTTGTTTATTTGTTTAACGATGAGAATTTTCTACAAAGTGTAAAAGCGACATTGCTATTCGTTTGCTATACGGTTCCAACTAGTGTATTTCTCGCGTTAAGTTTAGCGCTTATGGCTAATGAAAACTTGAAAGGAATTGGTTTGTTTCGTACGTTTTTTTCTTCTACGATGGGCATGAGTGTAGCGGCTTCTTCGGTAATTTGGATGTTTATGTATAATCCTTCCATCGGTGTTATCAATAAGTTGCTATCTTTATTTGGAGTTTCGGACATTCAGTGGCTTCTTGATCCGAAAATAGCCCTCATTTCTGTCGCTATTTCAACAATTTGGATGAATATTGGATTTAACTTTTTAATTTTACTTGGAGGATTGCAAAATATTGACACATCTTTATATGAAAGTGCCCACATTGCAGGAGTGAGTTACTGGTATCAACTTCGTAAAGTAACATTACCGTTGTTGTCTCCAACACTCTTTTTTGTTACAACGGTCTCGCTTATTCATTCGTTCCAAACCTTTGGTCAAATCGATATTTTAACAAAAGGTGGGCCTATGGATGCGACAAATGTCATTGTTTACTCCATTTATAAAGATGCTTTTATTAATTATAACTTCGGTTCAGCTAGCGCCCAAGCAGTTATTCTCTTTTTCGCTGTTTTAATTGTTACTTTTTTACAATTTAAATTTGGAGAGAGGAAGGTTCATTATCAATGA
- a CDS encoding carbohydrate ABC transporter permease produces the protein MNVLRTFLLYSLLIFCSVVILFPIVYALLISFMNGAEVLQGHLWPQDFTMDNYVAAFQKVPLLQYLFNSFIVSIIVMIGQLIVSSLAAFAFVFLNFKGRDILFFLTIATMLIPWESTIIPNFLTVQKLGWLNNYLGLTVPFFALAFGIFLLRQHFKTIPLELYEAAQVSGIGHFRFFWNIVLPLSKTSLITLGVYSFLTTWNMYLWPLLVTNNDNVRTVQIGLKQMQTQEISTEWGVVMAAVIVVILPTILLLFVGQKHLQKGFMQGAIK, from the coding sequence ATGAACGTTTTACGAACATTTCTATTGTATTCTCTTCTCATCTTTTGTTCTGTTGTGATTCTGTTTCCAATTGTTTACGCACTTCTTATCAGTTTTATGAACGGAGCGGAAGTATTGCAAGGGCATCTATGGCCACAGGATTTTACGATGGATAACTATGTTGCCGCGTTTCAGAAAGTCCCGTTGTTGCAATACTTATTCAATAGTTTTATTGTTTCGATTATTGTCATGATTGGACAGTTAATTGTTTCAAGCTTAGCTGCATTCGCTTTTGTGTTTCTCAACTTCAAAGGAAGAGATATTCTCTTTTTTCTAACCATTGCAACAATGTTAATCCCTTGGGAGTCAACAATAATCCCGAATTTTTTGACCGTTCAAAAGCTTGGTTGGTTAAACAACTATTTAGGATTGACGGTTCCATTTTTTGCTTTAGCTTTTGGCATATTCCTTCTGCGTCAGCACTTTAAAACAATTCCATTGGAGTTATATGAGGCGGCACAAGTATCGGGAATTGGTCACTTTCGCTTCTTTTGGAATATTGTTCTTCCATTATCGAAAACGAGCTTAATCACATTAGGTGTATATAGCTTTTTAACGACTTGGAATATGTATTTATGGCCGCTACTTGTTACAAATAATGACAATGTCCGCACTGTTCAAATCGGACTAAAGCAAATGCAAACGCAAGAGATATCAACGGAATGGGGGGTGGTGATGGCCGCTGTCATCGTAGTCATTTTACCAACAATATTGCTATTGTTTGTCGGGCAAAAGCATCTACAAAAAGGGTTTATGCAGGGAGCTATTAAATAA
- a CDS encoding ABC transporter substrate-binding protein has product MKRGIFTLFLFIFMILTACSNESSQTTATSSKNNDGKTEVIFWHAMSGNLETVLKEIVEEFNQSHPSIEVKPIFQGTYEEALTKFNTVAGTKDAPTIMQTFEVGTKYMIDSGKIQPVQKFIDEENYDTSQWEKNIVSYYTVNGKIYSMPFNSSTPVLIYNKDAFKEAGLDPEKPPMTYNELKDAAKKLTKKQGGQTTQYGFSILNYGWFFEEMLAVQGGLYVNNENGRKGNATEAVFNGEEGLRVFNLIRDMYKEGTFFNVGQNWDDMRAAFQSKKIAMYLDSSAGVKTIIDNAPFDVGVSYLPVPDDVERQGVIIGGASLWMTKDISEKQLKGAWEFMKYLSTPEVQAKWHLKTGYFAINPAAYDETLVKAEWEKYPQLKVTVDQLKQTKSTPATQGALISVFPESRQKVVKAMESLYQGVDSKEALNRAVEETNRALEIANKK; this is encoded by the coding sequence ATGAAAAGGGGAATTTTCACTTTATTCTTGTTCATTTTTATGATATTGACTGCTTGTTCAAATGAAAGTAGCCAAACTACAGCTACATCATCTAAAAATAACGATGGGAAAACAGAGGTTATTTTTTGGCATGCGATGAGTGGTAATTTAGAGACCGTGTTAAAAGAAATAGTCGAAGAATTTAATCAGTCCCATCCTTCTATTGAAGTGAAACCAATTTTTCAAGGAACATATGAAGAGGCGTTAACCAAATTTAACACGGTTGCCGGAACGAAAGATGCACCGACGATTATGCAAACATTTGAAGTTGGAACAAAGTATATGATTGATAGTGGAAAAATTCAACCGGTACAAAAATTTATTGATGAAGAAAATTATGACACATCTCAATGGGAAAAAAATATCGTCAGCTATTATACGGTAAATGGAAAAATCTATTCCATGCCGTTCAACTCTTCTACTCCTGTGTTAATTTATAACAAAGATGCATTTAAAGAAGCAGGATTGGATCCTGAAAAGCCACCAATGACGTATAATGAGCTAAAAGACGCAGCGAAAAAATTGACAAAAAAACAGGGTGGACAAACGACTCAATACGGTTTCTCCATTTTAAATTACGGCTGGTTTTTTGAAGAAATGCTCGCAGTACAAGGTGGGCTCTACGTTAATAATGAAAATGGTCGCAAAGGGAATGCTACCGAAGCTGTTTTTAATGGTGAAGAAGGATTGCGGGTATTCAATTTAATTCGTGACATGTACAAAGAAGGAACTTTCTTTAATGTTGGACAAAACTGGGATGATATGCGTGCGGCGTTTCAATCAAAGAAAATCGCCATGTATTTAGACTCCTCTGCTGGAGTAAAAACCATTATCGACAATGCACCGTTTGATGTAGGGGTTTCTTATTTACCGGTTCCAGATGATGTCGAACGCCAAGGAGTAATCATTGGCGGAGCGTCTCTCTGGATGACAAAGGATATTAGTGAAAAGCAACTAAAAGGAGCATGGGAATTTATGAAATATTTATCTACCCCTGAAGTTCAAGCGAAATGGCATTTGAAAACAGGTTATTTCGCGATTAATCCAGCCGCTTATGACGAAACGCTCGTGAAAGCGGAGTGGGAAAAATATCCTCAATTAAAAGTGACAGTTGATCAATTAAAACAAACAAAATCAACGCCAGCTACACAAGGAGCACTCATCTCTGTTTTTCCAGAGTCACGTCAAAAAGTAGTAAAAGCGATGGAAAGTTTATATCAAGGTGTTGATTCAAAAGAAGCGTTAAATCGTGCAGTTGAGGAAACGAATAGAGCTCTTGAAATAGCGAATAAGAAGTAA
- a CDS encoding GNAT family N-acetyltransferase: MNIRKIIYNKKKYIDLLLLGDEQEDMIDKYLERGEMFVLDDSGIKAECVITQEGDGVYEIKNIAVLPGYQRRGYGKSLIEFMFSYYTDCITMLVGTGDVPSTLTFYKRCGFTESHRIKNFFIDNYDHPIFEDGKQLVDMVYLKWER, translated from the coding sequence ATGAATATAAGGAAAATTATATACAACAAAAAGAAATATATAGACTTATTGTTGTTGGGCGACGAGCAAGAAGATATGATAGATAAGTATCTTGAGCGTGGTGAAATGTTCGTTTTGGACGATAGCGGCATAAAAGCCGAATGTGTGATTACACAAGAAGGTGATGGTGTCTACGAAATTAAAAACATTGCTGTTTTACCTGGTTATCAAAGAAGGGGCTATGGAAAAAGCTTAATAGAGTTCATGTTTTCCTATTATACTGATTGTATCACTATGCTTGTTGGGACGGGTGATGTTCCATCCACACTTACTTTTTATAAAAGATGTGGTTTTACAGAATCACATCGAATAAAAAACTTTTTTATAGATAACTACGACCACCCCATATTTGAAGACGGAAAACAACTGGTTGATATGGTTTATTTGAAATGGGAGAGATAA
- a CDS encoding MFS transporter codes for MKIFNINFNLIMASQIFNLFASVLFNVALISYVYSATTSVSGATLVLVVSTLGSIIGGFIASSFLDKISHKNVMIFSSFLSFFIMLMLSITTSAFGLNIFAIYIVTFLLNVISSFFRPARQAIVPSIIEKSLLLKANSILLSTMQIVLTSSWVVAVPIASMLGIEMSVYTISFAYLISGFLIYFIKTSYSERGLEEQDTLINQLIKGIKPFRENKTIKSITIMDMIENLANIIWVPTFLLAFTVEVLHLNEEWWGFQGAAYFFGIIIGGLLTAKYSLKIKQLGGKVLIYASLAVAVITLVYGLNSLALLAVIYSFLIGIPSQVRNVIQESLIQEYADGRVIGRVFAIRNIILQSIYIIALVAGSYLADKIGMVNIFLIGAFIYTLVALYAFMSPTIRNFNYNEKMNRL; via the coding sequence ATGAAAATATTTAATATTAATTTTAATTTAATCATGGCAAGTCAAATCTTTAATTTATTTGCTAGCGTTTTATTTAATGTAGCATTAATTTCCTATGTTTATAGTGCTACCACTTCGGTAAGTGGAGCAACACTAGTTTTAGTTGTAAGTACGTTGGGTTCGATCATTGGCGGATTTATTGCAAGTAGTTTTTTAGACAAAATTTCACATAAAAACGTAATGATTTTTTCCAGTTTCTTGAGTTTTTTTATAATGCTTATGTTATCAATAACCACAAGTGCTTTCGGACTAAATATATTTGCAATTTATATAGTGACCTTCCTTCTCAATGTTATAAGCAGTTTCTTCAGACCTGCAAGACAAGCTATCGTTCCCAGTATTATAGAAAAATCTTTGCTTTTAAAAGCAAACAGTATTCTTTTAAGTACGATGCAAATTGTTTTAACATCTTCTTGGGTTGTCGCCGTACCTATTGCATCAATGTTAGGTATAGAAATGTCAGTGTATACAATTTCTTTTGCTTATTTGATTTCCGGATTTTTAATTTACTTTATTAAAACTTCATACAGTGAAAGAGGCTTAGAAGAGCAAGATACACTCATTAACCAACTAATAAAAGGTATTAAACCTTTTAGGGAGAATAAAACGATTAAATCCATAACGATAATGGATATGATAGAAAACCTGGCTAATATTATTTGGGTCCCTACTTTCCTTTTAGCTTTTACAGTTGAAGTGCTTCATTTAAATGAAGAATGGTGGGGATTCCAGGGAGCTGCGTATTTCTTTGGGATTATCATTGGTGGTTTATTGACTGCAAAGTACTCACTGAAAATTAAACAATTGGGCGGAAAAGTTTTAATCTATGCCTCCCTTGCAGTTGCGGTTATTACATTAGTTTATGGATTAAATTCTTTAGCTTTATTAGCGGTTATTTATTCTTTTTTAATTGGAATACCATCCCAGGTTCGAAATGTTATACAGGAATCTCTTATACAAGAATATGCAGATGGGAGAGTTATTGGAAGAGTTTTTGCAATAAGAAATATCATCTTACAATCCATATATATAATAGCATTAGTTGCAGGAAGCTATTTGGCAGATAAAATTGGTATGGTAAATATATTTTTAATCGGTGCTTTTATATACACTTTAGTAGCATTATATGCCTTCATGTCTCCTACTATTAGAAATTTTAATTACAATGAAAAAATGAATCGTCTTTAG
- a CDS encoding M24 family metallopeptidase — translation MIKLKLILNIFIAFPPDIFLCSKIKLHIKVLKEKGLDAFIVSNPFSKRYLLGTDNITNYIVVTKNRIYVFKPFDKSKENYSNNDYNNNNFTEFILYKRNELKIELNKVIEEANLNIIGFESNLTYSNWLKLKFYFGKDIVLVPCDYLIEDLRAIKTTREIKIIKEASEITEQLLKGFFANKIPYGTTEIELEKDFEKYIFKNNIERLPFRFEVSTGKKTSLVNSTPSNNVIKPDDLRINPRILDNITPNLAFS, via the coding sequence ATGATTAAATTAAAATTAATATTAAATATTTTCATCGCATTTCCTCCGGATATTTTTTTATGTTCGAAAATCAAACTACATATAAAAGTATTAAAAGAGAAGGGATTAGATGCATTTATTGTTTCTAATCCCTTTAGTAAAAGATATTTATTAGGTACTGATAATATAACCAACTATATAGTGGTAACAAAAAACAGAATATATGTATTTAAACCTTTTGATAAATCTAAAGAGAACTATTCAAACAATGATTATAACAATAACAATTTTACAGAATTTATTTTATATAAAAGAAATGAATTAAAAATCGAACTTAACAAAGTTATAGAAGAGGCGAATTTAAATATTATTGGTTTTGAAAGTAATTTAACTTATTCTAATTGGTTAAAATTAAAGTTTTATTTTGGAAAAGACATTGTGTTAGTTCCTTGTGATTATTTAATTGAAGATTTAAGGGCAATAAAGACTACAAGAGAAATAAAAATAATAAAAGAAGCAAGTGAAATAACTGAGCAACTACTAAAGGGATTTTTTGCAAATAAAATTCCTTATGGAACAACTGAAATTGAACTTGAGAAGGACTTTGAAAAATATATCTTTAAGAATAATATTGAGAGACTCCCTTTCAGGTTTGAAGTTTCAACCGGTAAAAAAACTTCTTTAGTAAATTCCACGCCAAGTAATAATGTCATTAAACCCGATGACTTGCGGATTAACCCCCGAATTTTGGACAATATCACTCCTAATCTAGCTTTTTCTTAA